A single window of Lutzomyia longipalpis isolate SR_M1_2022 chromosome 1, ASM2433408v1 DNA harbors:
- the LOC129787207 gene encoding cuticle protein 6-like — MKVFLVAVGVLVVVATSSAIEVSSQFHKQDGYGGYAYGYHEPNSKKHEHRSHDGHLQGEYSYIDGHGEIQHVKYVAGPHTGFNVVAASNLPKGPDAAAAVPVPHHVGFSYGHPYPLAHIVIGKDGVPIDTPEVQLARKKHLHALAEAKAATGGGFGGDFY; from the exons ATGAAAGTTTTT TTGGTTGCTGTTGGTGTTCTTGTCGTTGTGGCTACCTCGAGTGCCATTGAGGTGTCCAGCCAGTTCCACAAGCAGGATGGGTACGGTGGGTATGCGTACGGATACCACGAGCCCAATTCCAAGAAGCACGAACACCGCAGCCACGATGGGCACCTCCAGGGAGAATATTCCTACATCGATGGACACGGTGAGATTCAGCATGTGAAGTACGTTGCTGGACCCCATACTGGTTTCAATGTGGTTGCTGCATCAAATCTCCCCAAGGGTCctgatgctgctgctgctgtgccCGTACCACATCACGTTGGGTTCTCCTATGGCCATCCCTATCCTCTTGCCCATATTGTTATTGGCAAGGATGGTGTGCCCATTGATACGCCTGAGGTGCAGCTTGCTCGCAAGAAGCATCTGCATGCCCTTGCGGAAGCTAAGGCAGCCACAGGTGGAGGATTTGGTGGGGATTTCTACTaa